One segment of Solanum lycopersicum chromosome 1, SLM_r2.1 DNA contains the following:
- the LOC101245104 gene encoding probable protein phosphatase 2C 46 yields MTSGLMNFLRACFQPGADGLVHTSSSDSGGRQDGLLWYKDTGQHVNGEFSMAVVQANNLLEDQSQIESGCLSMQDSGPYGTFIGIYDGHGGPETSRFINEHLFQNLKRFTSEHQSMSVEVIRKAFQATEEGFLSVVTRQWPTKPQIAAVGSCCLVGVICSGTLYVANLGDSRAVLGRLVRSTGEVLAIQLSAEHNVSIESVRQEMQSLHPDDSQIVVLKHNVWRVKGLIQISRSIGDVYLKKSEFNREPLYAKFRLREPFGKPILSADPAISVHHLQPDDQFIIFASDGLWEHLSNQGAVDIVQNHPRNGIARRLVKTALQEAAKKREMRYSDLKKIDRGVRRHFHDDISVAVVFLDSNLVSRASSVKSPNISVKGGGISLPTKTTPT; encoded by the exons ATGACATCTGGATTGATGAACTTCTTGAGGGCCTGTTTTCAGCCAGGGGCTGATGGACTTGTTCATACAAGTTCTTCAGATTCCGGTGGTCGTCAAGATGGGCTTTTATGGTATAAGGATACAGGACAACATGTAAATGGAGAGTTTTCTATGGCTGTAGTTCAGGCTAATAATCTACTGGAAGATCAGAGTCAAATTGAATCAGGGTGCTTGAGCATGCAGGATTCTGGACCATATGGTACTTTTATTGGAATTTATGATGGACATGGAGGACCTGAAACTTCAAGGTTCATTAATGAACACCTCTTTCAGAATCTCAAGA GGTTCACATCTGAGCACCAGTCTATGTCTGTTGAGGTTATTCGGAAAGCATTTCAAGCAACAGAAGAAGGTTTCCTCTCTGTTGTGACTAGACAATGGCCGACGAAACCACAGATTGCTGCTGTTGGATCATGCTGTCTTGTTGGAGTTATCTGCAGTGGAACCTTATATGTAGCCAACCTTGGTGACTCGAGGGCAGTCTTAGGGAGACTTGTCAGATCAACTGGCGAGGTTCTCGCGATTCAGCTCTCTGCAGAACACAATGTGAGCATTGAATCTGTAAGACAGGAGATGCAATCTTTGCATCCAGATGATTCACAAATTGTAGTTTTAAAGCACAATGTCTGGCGTGTCAAGGGGCTTATACAG ATTTCAAGATCCATTGGTGATGTGTACTTAAAGAAATCTGAATTCAACAGGGAACCACTGTATGCTAAGTTTCGCCTTCGAGAACCATTTGGAAAGCCCATATTGAGCGCAGATCCAGCAATTTCAGTGCACCATTTGCAACCTGACGATCAGTTTATCATATTTGCGTCGGATGGTCTCTGGGAGCACCTAAGTAACCAAGGAGCAGTTGACATCGTACAAAATCACCCACGAAAT GGGATAGCTAGAAGGTTAGTGAAAACTGCACTACAAGAAGCAGCAAAGAAAAGGGAAATGAGGTATTCAGACTTGAAGAAAATCGATCGTGGAGTTCGTCGACATTTCCACGATGACATTTCAGTAGCGGTTGTGTTCCTGGACTCGAACTTAGTGAGCCGGGCTAGCTCTGTGAAGAGTCCTAATATTTCTGTTAAAGGAGGTGGCATTAGTCTGCCTACAAAGACTACCCCAACATAA